The following proteins are encoded in a genomic region of Thermococcus henrietii:
- a CDS encoding proton-conducting transporter transmembrane domain-containing protein, protein MLPLEYAIIAFIIGAFAGILRDYRATTKASSFMAFLGALALLYQVYYVYTNGPVSGSVFGLPVHIDGLSAIFLFIVGIVSLGSAIFAIGYMDHHEKRGKGWVYAVAYNTFIGSMALVVTVSNLEWFVFSWELMTLSSFVLIFWKEEKKDLDASFKYYLTMHFFDTIPLFLLLGLASVLTGSIHNLSYSAIQQALATASPLQRGLFYGLFLIVFMTKAGIVPLHYWLPDAHPAAPSNVSALLSGIMIKTAVYGLLRFDWGMAGYNTLLGYIVAGLGIATLTVGTLYALRETNSKRLLAYHSVGQMGYIWLGIGIGMVLIPHGGTLAAIGALGMFAGLFHAINHAIFKGALFLEAGAVEYATGTVELNELGGLGPLMKSTALATFFASMAISGIPPFNGFISKWLIYVSGFQSGNYFLAFGAVMAAFISAATLASFIKFYTAQFGGEMKRYEHVKEVPAVMQLGEWILAALTLFIGIFPFTVVKFLNDGVATVNHGLTAPVTHNVYKIGFNSVTFLPIVFIILLGIVFFIVYAYFKPLKGPTARPWDCGATSINEDEYKVLAEDYYLKYEEKIGHFYAFTDWAYSFGKGIIDHIVKAYLWIASYFVKIVDTPYTKIEKVSDLYSLEVMYLDEETFRPVVRLFRIVRDVLPGLRLGTFIALAIIVVAIIVGIIVWL, encoded by the coding sequence ATGCTGCCGTTGGAATACGCGATAATTGCCTTTATCATTGGTGCCTTTGCGGGTATCCTTAGGGATTATAGAGCCACCACTAAGGCCTCAAGCTTCATGGCGTTCCTCGGAGCACTGGCCCTGCTCTACCAAGTGTACTACGTCTACACCAACGGCCCGGTCAGCGGCAGTGTCTTCGGCCTTCCCGTTCACATAGACGGACTCTCCGCGATATTCCTGTTCATAGTGGGCATAGTGAGCCTTGGCTCGGCAATATTCGCAATAGGCTACATGGATCACCATGAGAAGAGGGGCAAGGGCTGGGTCTATGCGGTGGCCTACAACACTTTCATAGGCTCGATGGCCCTCGTCGTTACGGTCAGCAACCTCGAGTGGTTCGTGTTTTCCTGGGAGCTCATGACCCTCAGCTCGTTCGTGCTGATATTCTGGAAGGAGGAGAAGAAGGACCTCGACGCGAGCTTCAAGTACTACCTGACCATGCACTTCTTTGACACCATCCCGCTGTTCCTGCTCCTCGGTCTCGCGAGCGTCCTAACTGGCAGCATTCACAACCTCAGTTATTCGGCGATTCAGCAGGCCCTCGCAACGGCCTCACCCCTTCAGAGGGGACTGTTCTACGGCCTGTTCCTCATCGTGTTCATGACTAAAGCCGGTATAGTCCCGCTCCACTACTGGCTTCCAGACGCTCACCCTGCCGCTCCAAGCAACGTCTCAGCGCTCCTCAGTGGTATAATGATAAAGACCGCGGTCTACGGGCTTCTCCGCTTTGACTGGGGCATGGCCGGCTACAACACACTCCTCGGCTACATCGTTGCCGGACTTGGAATAGCAACCCTTACAGTGGGAACTCTCTACGCCCTCAGGGAAACGAACTCCAAGAGGCTATTGGCCTACCACAGCGTAGGTCAGATGGGGTACATCTGGCTCGGCATTGGAATAGGCATGGTTCTCATACCTCATGGGGGGACCCTCGCCGCTATCGGTGCCCTTGGAATGTTCGCGGGCCTCTTCCACGCGATAAACCACGCAATCTTCAAGGGTGCCCTCTTCCTTGAGGCAGGTGCGGTCGAGTACGCAACTGGAACCGTTGAGCTGAACGAGCTGGGTGGCCTTGGACCGCTCATGAAGAGCACTGCCCTTGCGACGTTCTTCGCTTCGATGGCAATAAGCGGAATACCACCCTTCAACGGCTTCATAAGCAAGTGGCTCATCTACGTCTCGGGCTTCCAGTCGGGCAACTACTTCCTCGCATTTGGAGCGGTCATGGCAGCCTTCATCAGCGCGGCCACGCTGGCTTCGTTCATCAAGTTCTACACGGCCCAGTTCGGCGGCGAGATGAAGCGCTACGAGCACGTTAAAGAGGTTCCGGCCGTTATGCAGCTCGGCGAGTGGATACTCGCGGCACTGACGCTCTTCATAGGGATATTCCCCTTCACGGTCGTTAAGTTCCTCAACGACGGCGTTGCTACCGTCAACCACGGATTAACTGCCCCGGTTACCCACAACGTCTACAAGATAGGCTTCAACTCGGTCACATTCCTGCCAATAGTCTTCATAATCCTCCTTGGCATCGTGTTCTTCATCGTCTACGCATACTTCAAGCCACTCAAGGGCCCAACGGCGAGGCCATGGGATTGCGGTGCCACGAGCATAAACGAGGACGAATACAAGGTGCTCGCCGAGGACTACTACCTCAAATACGAGGAGAAGATAGGGCACTTCTACGCCTTCACGGACTGGGCGTACTCCTTCGGAAAGGGCATAATAGACCACATCGTCAAGGCCTACCTCTGGATTGCGAGCTACTTCGTGAAGATAGTAGACACCCCGTACACGAAGATAGAGAAGGTCAGCGACCTCTACTCGCTTGAGGTTATGTACCTCGACGAGGAAACCTTCAGGCCAGTGGTCAGGCTGTTCAGGATAGTCAGGGACGTTCTTCCGGGTCTCAGGCTCGGGACGTTCATAGCACTGGCAATAATTGTTGTGGCCATAATCGTGGGAATCATAGTCTGGCTGTGA
- a CDS encoding respiratory chain complex I subunit 1 family protein, giving the protein MKMNEYVGWAFKIAGVILFLLLPPYLDGIARRVKARLQYRRGPPLSQTWYDLKKLFAIPSVIPTKSAIFKIAPYLALASAITAALLLPYGGYVPINYGYNLIVFFYVIVMVSVFIMLGGFSVQSAFSHLGSAREMQLLLTVEPILAVVYGVLAYNAGSLNIATIFNNLHLTPSLILAIIILAYALYVESGFVPFDIAEAEQEVIGGPLSEYSGRLLGVFYYAIYIKRFALLWFFVSLITYPVMRPINDVITSVGLFIVQILLTIAFYPIIAALEATNARLRIDHVVKVNVKIFFIGLGILAMAFMGW; this is encoded by the coding sequence ATGAAGATGAACGAATACGTTGGCTGGGCCTTCAAAATCGCGGGCGTTATCCTCTTCCTGTTGCTTCCTCCATATTTGGACGGAATAGCGAGAAGGGTCAAGGCGAGACTCCAGTACAGGCGCGGTCCCCCGCTCAGTCAGACCTGGTATGACCTCAAGAAGCTCTTCGCCATTCCCTCAGTCATTCCAACGAAGAGTGCGATTTTCAAGATAGCCCCGTACCTCGCCCTGGCATCGGCGATAACCGCGGCCCTGCTACTGCCCTACGGCGGCTACGTCCCGATAAACTACGGCTACAACCTGATAGTGTTCTTCTACGTCATAGTGATGGTCAGCGTCTTCATAATGCTCGGGGGCTTCAGCGTTCAGAGCGCCTTCAGCCACCTTGGCTCGGCGAGAGAAATGCAGCTCCTCCTTACCGTTGAGCCAATCCTCGCGGTGGTCTACGGCGTCCTCGCGTACAACGCGGGTTCCCTTAACATAGCCACTATATTCAACAACCTCCACCTCACTCCGTCGCTCATACTCGCCATCATAATACTCGCCTACGCGCTCTACGTGGAGAGCGGCTTCGTTCCCTTCGACATCGCCGAGGCCGAGCAGGAGGTCATTGGGGGACCCCTCAGCGAGTACAGCGGAAGGCTCCTCGGGGTCTTCTACTACGCGATATACATCAAACGCTTCGCCCTGCTATGGTTCTTCGTTAGCCTGATAACTTATCCTGTCATGAGACCCATAAACGACGTCATAACCTCAGTCGGCCTGTTCATAGTCCAGATACTCTTGACGATAGCGTTCTATCCAATAATAGCAGCCCTTGAGGCGACCAACGCAAGGCTCCGCATAGACCACGTTGTGAAGGTTAACGTTAAGATATTCTTCATAGGACTCGGTATCCTCGCAATGGCGTTCATGGGGTGGTGA
- a CDS encoding hydrogenase large subunit, with protein MVTTRDLEAHFEFECKACENGHCAKADVETILSEREGLKEFYEAFKEHIKECKRMTYGQYMFVIDREVLPEAVLWWHNHPEFKETHMSTAVGTDERPLNGKFVYMPFINVQVEHKNMDRNYWVFLRTYLPADDPSFPSVAEKLPAALWIEREVKDLLGLNPIGHPDPRRLILPEDFPDGVYPLRKDMDYKYSPITDPKTEYRETPEGTSLVPMGPVHMGIEEPAHFRLFVKGEEIVDVDYRGFYSHRGIEKTGEGRLTYNQVLFLAERICGICGYQHSVSYAMAVERLADVEIPDRARYIRTLMLELERIHNHLLWVGIAAHMVGFDTGFMHAWRIREPVMWLVERLTGNRKQYGMNIVGGVRRDILDYRKEEILKVVKQIREETKKFLDIALNTNTFIKRAEGVGILPYKVAKAYSVLGPTARASGRKIDTRLDQATKTAMAYNEVDFKVPVYKEGDVLARVLVRMDELFESLWIVEQLIDQMPEGDIMVPIGDLPEYEEALGFTEAHRGEVVHYVMTGEKNKVYRWKVRAPTYNNLPAVPEMLKGYHVADAPLIIASIDPCYSCTERVQFVDVQTGKVKVLTEAEFNELSIKYRGVF; from the coding sequence ATGGTAACGACGAGGGATTTGGAGGCTCACTTTGAATTTGAATGCAAGGCGTGTGAAAACGGCCACTGTGCAAAGGCGGACGTTGAGACAATCCTCTCGGAAAGGGAGGGCCTCAAGGAGTTTTACGAGGCCTTCAAAGAGCACATCAAGGAATGTAAGAGGATGACCTACGGTCAGTACATGTTTGTCATCGACAGGGAAGTCCTTCCAGAGGCGGTCCTCTGGTGGCACAACCACCCTGAGTTCAAGGAGACCCACATGTCAACCGCCGTTGGGACCGACGAGAGACCACTAAACGGTAAGTTCGTTTATATGCCTTTTATCAATGTCCAGGTTGAACATAAGAACATGGATAGAAACTATTGGGTCTTCCTCAGAACCTACCTCCCGGCCGACGACCCAAGCTTCCCGAGCGTTGCCGAGAAGCTTCCAGCCGCACTCTGGATAGAGAGAGAAGTTAAGGATTTACTTGGCCTTAACCCGATTGGCCATCCAGATCCGAGAAGACTCATTCTACCTGAGGACTTCCCCGATGGGGTATACCCGCTTAGAAAGGACATGGACTACAAGTATTCCCCGATAACTGATCCCAAGACTGAGTACCGTGAAACTCCTGAAGGGACTTCACTTGTTCCGATGGGTCCGGTTCACATGGGTATAGAGGAGCCGGCCCACTTCAGGCTCTTCGTCAAGGGTGAGGAGATAGTCGACGTGGACTACCGCGGCTTCTACTCCCACAGGGGAATCGAGAAGACCGGTGAGGGCAGACTTACCTACAACCAGGTTCTCTTCCTCGCCGAGAGAATCTGTGGAATCTGCGGATACCAGCACTCGGTAAGCTACGCTATGGCCGTTGAGCGTCTGGCCGACGTCGAAATCCCTGACAGGGCGCGCTACATAAGAACGCTGATGCTCGAACTGGAGAGAATTCACAACCACCTACTATGGGTTGGTATAGCAGCCCATATGGTGGGATTTGATACAGGCTTTATGCACGCTTGGCGCATTCGCGAGCCGGTCATGTGGCTCGTCGAGCGCTTAACCGGAAACAGGAAGCAGTACGGAATGAACATCGTCGGTGGAGTTAGAAGAGACATCCTCGACTACCGCAAGGAGGAGATACTCAAGGTCGTCAAGCAGATACGCGAGGAAACCAAGAAGTTCCTTGACATCGCCCTGAACACCAACACTTTCATCAAGCGCGCCGAGGGAGTCGGAATCCTGCCCTACAAAGTCGCCAAGGCCTACTCCGTCCTCGGACCGACCGCTCGCGCGAGCGGAAGGAAGATTGACACGAGGCTTGACCAGGCGACTAAAACGGCGATGGCCTACAACGAGGTTGACTTCAAGGTTCCTGTCTACAAGGAGGGCGATGTTCTGGCCAGGGTTCTCGTCAGGATGGACGAGCTCTTCGAGAGCCTCTGGATAGTGGAACAGCTCATAGACCAGATGCCCGAAGGAGACATAATGGTTCCAATCGGCGACCTGCCGGAGTACGAAGAAGCCCTTGGATTCACCGAGGCCCACCGCGGTGAGGTCGTCCACTACGTCATGACCGGCGAGAAGAACAAGGTCTACCGCTGGAAAGTCCGTGCCCCGACCTACAACAACCTGCCCGCCGTTCCGGAGATGCTCAAGGGCTACCACGTTGCCGATGCACCGCTCATCATAGCGAGCATTGACCCGTGCTACTCCTGTACCGAGAGAGTTCAGTTCGTCGACGTCCAGACCGGTAAGGTGAAGGTTCTCACCGAGGCCGAGTTCAACGAGCTCTCAATCAAGTACAGGGGGGTGTTCTGA
- a CDS encoding 4Fe-4S dicluster domain-containing protein, with amino-acid sequence MAESLSYTEKLKKWDRFEVEKFSKKAPVTTPYPFIDIEKPPEYRGIPHINPEKCIGCGACVNACPPDALILEWDKEHGVKRLTFNAARCIRCHRCVEVCPTGAMEPTTRFEIATDNKEDLVEVVEHKLAYCEECGEYLDFTERQIEYVRNILPKEIFEMYALEDRLGLTQEAKMRKTVEKLRETEGIPVSAFMLVKKGGDE; translated from the coding sequence ATGGCCGAGAGCCTCTCCTACACCGAGAAGCTCAAGAAGTGGGACCGCTTCGAGGTCGAGAAGTTCAGCAAGAAGGCCCCGGTCACCACTCCCTATCCTTTTATTGACATCGAGAAGCCACCCGAGTACCGCGGAATCCCGCACATCAACCCCGAGAAGTGCATAGGCTGTGGTGCCTGTGTCAACGCCTGCCCGCCCGATGCGCTAATCCTCGAGTGGGACAAGGAGCACGGCGTTAAGAGGCTCACCTTCAACGCGGCGAGATGTATAAGGTGCCACCGCTGTGTAGAAGTCTGCCCGACCGGTGCGATGGAACCAACAACCCGCTTCGAGATAGCGACCGACAACAAGGAAGATTTGGTCGAGGTCGTCGAGCACAAGCTCGCCTACTGCGAGGAGTGTGGCGAATACCTTGACTTCACCGAGAGGCAGATTGAGTACGTGAGGAACATCCTGCCAAAGGAAATCTTCGAGATGTACGCCCTTGAAGACAGACTCGGCCTGACCCAGGAGGCAAAGATGCGCAAGACCGTCGAGAAGCTCAGGGAGACCGAGGGAATTCCAGTCTCGGCCTTCATGCTCGTGAAGAAGGGGGGTGATGAGTGA
- a CDS encoding NADH-quinone oxidoreductase subunit B family protein: MARLKSVWVYHVDAGSCNGCDIEVLDVLSPYYDVERLGIKVVPNPRHADVLFITGPLTRQTRIALKKAYEAMPPKPRIVVAIGTCASSGGIFYNSYALYNTSPQRGRDRLRSGGPEMIVPIDMYIPGCPPSPEEILYGVAQLLGLKEKRMKGEYWVALPPKETPKAENEVEFRIPDRPIPLRYWLTLREELRRVIGYYDREAVLEDFMALVEKAFESEDPREKLHDLVTGYFLKEKDSRIKVAMRFLENEFWKLYDEYHSLGEALKKKYPVTAGV; the protein is encoded by the coding sequence ATGGCTCGTCTCAAGTCAGTGTGGGTCTACCACGTTGACGCCGGATCGTGTAACGGATGCGATATCGAAGTCCTGGACGTGCTGAGTCCATACTACGACGTTGAGAGGCTGGGAATCAAGGTGGTCCCCAACCCGAGGCACGCGGACGTCCTCTTCATCACCGGTCCGCTCACGAGGCAGACGAGGATAGCGCTCAAGAAGGCCTATGAGGCCATGCCGCCCAAGCCGAGGATAGTGGTCGCTATAGGAACCTGCGCCTCAAGCGGTGGAATCTTCTACAACAGCTACGCCCTCTACAACACCTCCCCCCAGCGCGGAAGGGACAGGCTCAGGAGCGGTGGACCTGAGATGATAGTGCCGATAGACATGTACATCCCCGGCTGTCCGCCGAGCCCGGAGGAGATACTCTACGGCGTCGCCCAGCTCCTCGGTCTCAAGGAGAAGAGAATGAAGGGCGAGTACTGGGTCGCGCTCCCGCCGAAGGAGACGCCCAAGGCCGAGAACGAGGTCGAGTTCAGAATCCCCGATAGGCCGATACCGCTCCGCTACTGGCTCACCCTTCGCGAGGAGCTCAGGCGTGTCATAGGTTACTACGACAGGGAGGCCGTTCTTGAGGACTTCATGGCCCTCGTCGAGAAGGCCTTCGAGAGCGAGGACCCAAGGGAGAAGCTCCACGACCTCGTCACCGGCTACTTCCTCAAGGAGAAGGACTCCAGGATAAAGGTCGCCATGCGCTTCCTCGAAAACGAGTTCTGGAAGCTGTACGACGAGTACCACTCCCTCGGCGAGGCCCTCAAGAAGAAGTACCCCGTGACGGCGGGTGTCTGA
- a CDS encoding nucleotidyltransferase, with protein sequence MNEEMLKRAKEELIQRVKDFYGDNLLSIVFYGRHLRDPSFPEIDVVVIIDKPYDPVKMNRMADFVENIRDPIEEKYGYHVSFELYTREEAENFHSGYLDVVVNYEVAYDKDNYFQNLMNDMLNPKKAMDYVKYISTIEYIQLDEEREE encoded by the coding sequence ATGAACGAAGAGATGCTGAAGAGGGCCAAGGAGGAGCTGATTCAAAGGGTGAAAGACTTCTACGGCGACAACCTTCTCTCGATAGTTTTCTACGGAAGGCACCTCCGCGACCCGAGCTTCCCAGAGATAGACGTGGTTGTAATCATCGATAAACCCTACGACCCGGTGAAGATGAACCGCATGGCCGACTTCGTGGAGAACATCCGCGACCCGATTGAGGAAAAGTACGGCTACCACGTCTCCTTCGAGCTCTACACGCGCGAGGAAGCCGAGAACTTCCACTCCGGCTACCTTGACGTCGTGGTTAACTACGAGGTCGCCTACGATAAGGATAACTACTTCCAGAACCTCATGAACGACATGCTGAACCCGAAGAAGGCGATGGATTACGTGAAGTACATCAGCACCATTGAGTACATCCAGCTGGACGAGGAGAGGGAGGAATGA
- the mobA gene encoding molybdenum cofactor guanylyltransferase MobA, translating into MIGAVLAGGRGRRFGGDKLLYKINGRPLILYTIERLETARRIDEIILVASKNNAEKLERLGYRVVVDELLIGPMGGVYTALSLGDAFVVAGDMPLLVPEFIDYIIEEFENSGKIACVPRWENGYLEPLHATYSRAFREILEEKIKTGNYALNRAIREANPCYLPIESLPEEWRESFFNVNTREDLGRIGGI; encoded by the coding sequence ATGATTGGGGCAGTCTTGGCCGGCGGGAGGGGCAGGCGCTTCGGGGGCGACAAGCTACTCTACAAAATCAACGGCAGGCCTTTGATTCTTTACACCATCGAGAGGCTTGAAACCGCCAGAAGAATCGACGAGATAATCTTAGTTGCCTCGAAGAACAACGCGGAAAAGCTTGAGAGGCTCGGTTACCGTGTGGTCGTTGATGAGCTCCTTATAGGCCCGATGGGGGGCGTTTACACGGCCTTAAGCCTCGGTGATGCCTTCGTCGTTGCCGGCGACATGCCCCTCCTCGTCCCCGAGTTCATTGATTACATAATCGAAGAATTCGAGAATAGCGGAAAAATCGCCTGCGTGCCGAGGTGGGAGAACGGCTACCTCGAACCCCTCCACGCCACTTATTCCAGGGCCTTCCGCGAAATCCTTGAGGAGAAGATAAAAACCGGAAACTACGCCCTCAACAGGGCAATCCGCGAAGCTAATCCCTGCTACCTCCCGATAGAGTCCCTTCCAGAGGAGTGGCGCGAGAGCTTCTTCAACGTGAACACGAGGGAGGACTTGGGGAGGATTGGCGGAATTTGA
- a CDS encoding ATP-binding protein → MILTSKFIDRESELEFLRSRYASGKPELVILHGRRRIGKTYLLQRFLSEVGGVYLLAEESETILEDFSERLAEYFNDPFLRENPLQSWKAFFTYLAGKSGERLVVVIDEVQYVAKAHREFLSVLQKYWDLHLSKTKIMLVLCGSLVSFMEGILSAKSPIYGRRTGAWKVEEMSFFKVRKFHPLSTEEAVYVYSVFGGVPQYWADYNPELDFWDNLRFLLLSKGAKYYDEPKYLLKEELRDVSRYFSILRAIALGYTRFGEIADRARIEKNSLGKYLLVLQEMGYVTEELPVTGGKRGRYRIADNLFNFWFRFVYPRRSEIEMGIDVIDDIKRNFNEYLGFVFEQIAREFLIELNRRGELPFRFTKIGRWWRKGEEIDLVALNEREKRALFVEVKWKKLSEREARGILKDLERKAKLVGLEDWEKSYGLVAKSVEGKEKLREEGFLVWDLKDFERI, encoded by the coding sequence ATGATACTCACGAGTAAGTTCATTGATCGCGAAAGCGAGCTCGAGTTCCTGAGGTCGAGGTACGCCTCGGGGAAGCCAGAACTGGTAATCCTCCACGGCCGGAGGAGGATAGGCAAGACGTACCTCCTTCAACGGTTCCTCTCGGAGGTCGGGGGAGTTTATCTCCTCGCGGAGGAGAGCGAGACCATCTTAGAGGATTTCTCGGAGAGATTGGCGGAGTACTTCAACGACCCGTTCCTGCGGGAGAATCCGCTCCAGAGCTGGAAAGCGTTTTTCACTTACCTCGCGGGAAAAAGCGGGGAGAGGCTCGTCGTGGTGATAGACGAGGTTCAGTACGTGGCCAAGGCCCACAGGGAATTCCTTAGCGTCCTTCAGAAGTACTGGGATTTGCACCTTTCGAAGACGAAGATAATGCTCGTTCTCTGTGGCTCGCTGGTTTCATTCATGGAGGGCATTCTCTCGGCAAAATCCCCGATATACGGGCGGAGAACCGGAGCGTGGAAGGTCGAGGAGATGAGCTTTTTTAAGGTCAGGAAGTTCCACCCGCTGAGCACGGAGGAGGCGGTCTACGTCTATTCCGTCTTCGGTGGGGTTCCCCAGTACTGGGCCGACTACAATCCCGAGCTTGACTTCTGGGACAACCTCAGATTTCTGCTCCTCTCGAAGGGCGCCAAGTACTACGACGAGCCGAAATACCTCCTCAAGGAGGAGCTCCGCGACGTCTCGCGCTACTTCTCAATCCTCAGGGCGATAGCGCTCGGCTACACCCGCTTCGGGGAGATAGCGGACAGGGCGAGGATAGAGAAGAACTCGCTTGGCAAGTACTTGCTCGTCCTCCAGGAGATGGGCTACGTTACCGAGGAACTGCCCGTAACCGGCGGAAAGCGGGGGCGCTACCGCATAGCGGACAACCTCTTCAACTTCTGGTTCCGCTTCGTCTATCCGCGGAGGAGCGAAATCGAAATGGGGATTGACGTTATTGACGACATTAAGCGGAACTTCAACGAGTACCTCGGCTTCGTTTTCGAGCAAATTGCGAGGGAGTTCCTAATCGAGCTGAACAGAAGAGGGGAGCTTCCGTTCCGCTTCACAAAAATCGGTAGATGGTGGCGCAAGGGTGAGGAGATTGATTTGGTCGCTTTGAACGAGCGGGAAAAGCGGGCGCTCTTCGTTGAGGTGAAGTGGAAGAAACTGAGCGAAAGGGAAGCGCGGGGAATTCTGAAGGACCTAGAGAGGAAAGCAAAGTTGGTGGGGCTTGAGGACTGGGAGAAGAGCTACGGGCTTGTTGCTAAGAGCGTTGAAGGGAAAGAGAAGCTGAGGGAAGAGGGCTTTTTGGTCTGGGATCTAAAGGACTTCGAGAGAATTTAA
- a CDS encoding hydrogenase 3 maturation endopeptidase HyCI, whose protein sequence is MNLEELFQNAKRVVVCGIGNDIRGDDAFGVLVAERLKELLDNPNVLVLNCGEVPENYTGKIANFKPDLVVLVDAVDFGGEVGEYIIADPEGTLGEAISTHGLPLKFVTQFMKTMVNAEFVLIGCQPGSTGLFQEPSELIRKRAERLAELLAGILHKK, encoded by the coding sequence ATGAACCTCGAAGAACTCTTCCAGAACGCGAAAAGGGTCGTGGTCTGCGGAATTGGAAACGACATCAGGGGGGACGACGCCTTCGGCGTGCTTGTGGCGGAGAGGCTGAAGGAGTTGCTGGACAACCCCAACGTCCTCGTGCTGAACTGTGGCGAGGTTCCTGAGAACTACACTGGGAAGATAGCGAACTTTAAGCCCGACCTCGTCGTCCTCGTCGATGCCGTTGATTTCGGCGGTGAGGTCGGCGAGTACATCATAGCCGACCCAGAGGGGACTCTCGGCGAGGCCATCTCTACGCACGGACTTCCGCTGAAGTTCGTCACCCAGTTCATGAAGACGATGGTTAACGCTGAGTTCGTGCTCATAGGCTGTCAGCCAGGCTCGACGGGCCTCTTTCAGGAGCCGAGCGAGCTGATAAGGAAGCGCGCCGAGAGATTGGCGGAGCTGTTAGCGGGGATTCTCCACAAGAAGTAG
- a CDS encoding putative toxin-antitoxin system toxin component, PIN family codes for MIETSALISFLLSKNPKRNAVAFILELIRRGILINYASSETVAEIRYKLAHPKITALYSKVPKSSKVPLQNPTRVLRFIEEHSQFVTPKKQVKLCRDESDDKWIEVAVEGDAFAIVTYDRDLLDMRNESMKIEVENTKIYVVTGLELIELLRKKKLVGEGSQ; via the coding sequence GTGATTGAGACATCGGCCCTGATATCGTTTCTCCTCAGCAAAAACCCGAAAAGGAACGCCGTTGCATTCATTTTAGAGCTAATCCGCCGGGGAATCCTCATAAACTACGCTTCTTCCGAAACCGTAGCGGAGATTAGGTACAAGCTCGCGCACCCGAAGATAACGGCACTGTACTCAAAGGTTCCCAAAAGCTCCAAAGTTCCTCTCCAGAACCCCACGAGGGTTTTAAGGTTTATTGAAGAGCACAGCCAGTTCGTCACGCCAAAAAAGCAGGTCAAACTGTGCAGAGATGAAAGCGATGACAAGTGGATTGAGGTCGCAGTTGAGGGCGATGCGTTCGCCATAGTTACCTACGACCGAGACCTTCTCGATATGAGAAACGAAAGCATGAAAATTGAAGTTGAAAACACGAAAATTTACGTCGTAACGGGCCTTGAGCTTATCGAGCTGTTGAGAAAAAAGAAGCTCGTTGGGGAGGGTAGTCAATGA
- a CDS encoding PH domain-containing protein, with product MPKPLHDIAIMLKALKFAARACDALYLGDVEKMRELLNEARKMLDERDKFVVGDVKFFKYLFEFHYFLLKAVVEAYEAETGAVAKATQEQAERFAEAKPIEVPQTVEKVTVSAEEPEKELYRGEVRFKMGAMSQERVGNLVITNKRLKLTGKYRLRGYVATVAIKAALRAAGIGEVYEDIPLSEIKFLQLKKALLGGYYLEFKARGKKFTLYTDAAPHIYNLLRQHGAEAI from the coding sequence GTGCCTAAGCCATTACATGATATTGCCATAATGTTGAAGGCATTAAAATTCGCCGCCCGCGCCTGCGACGCACTCTACCTCGGCGACGTGGAGAAAATGCGTGAGCTACTCAACGAAGCCCGCAAAATGCTCGACGAGCGCGATAAGTTTGTCGTCGGCGACGTTAAGTTCTTCAAATACCTCTTTGAGTTCCACTACTTCCTTCTCAAGGCCGTCGTTGAAGCCTACGAGGCCGAAACCGGAGCGGTCGCCAAAGCCACTCAAGAGCAAGCGGAGCGCTTCGCAGAGGCGAAGCCGATTGAAGTGCCTCAAACCGTCGAGAAGGTTACCGTCTCGGCGGAAGAGCCCGAAAAGGAACTCTACCGCGGTGAAGTCCGCTTCAAGATGGGGGCGATGAGTCAGGAGCGCGTCGGAAACCTCGTGATAACGAACAAGAGGCTCAAGCTCACGGGCAAGTACAGGCTGAGGGGCTACGTTGCAACGGTCGCCATAAAGGCCGCTTTAAGGGCCGCAGGAATCGGTGAAGTTTACGAGGACATTCCGCTGAGCGAGATAAAGTTCCTTCAGCTCAAAAAGGCCCTTCTCGGCGGTTATTACCTTGAGTTCAAGGCAAGGGGCAAGAAGTTCACGCTCTACACCGACGCCGCCCCGCACATCTACAACCTTCTGAGACAGCACGGGGCAGAGGCCATCTGA
- a CDS encoding UPF0175 family protein produces MEGVTPATLREFLGPKPERELLLLAAIELYREGRLSLGKAAEFAGLSLREFLYELRKRDVPINYTKDEAEADIETIEGLELSSSACIS; encoded by the coding sequence ATGGAAGGTGTCACCCCTGCCACGCTTCGCGAGTTCCTCGGCCCGAAACCGGAGAGGGAGCTTCTTCTGCTCGCGGCCATAGAACTGTACCGCGAGGGGAGGCTGAGCCTCGGAAAGGCCGCGGAATTTGCGGGCCTGAGTCTGAGGGAATTCCTTTACGAACTGAGAAAGAGGGACGTGCCAATAAACTACACGAAGGATGAGGCAGAGGCGGATATAGAGACCATAGAGGGTCTGGAATTGTCGTCTTCTGCCTGTATCTCTTGA